agaataacaataacgaggctatatacagggggcaccggtaccagtgtcagtgtgcaggggtacaggctagttgaggtaatctgtacagtaggggcaaagtgactatgcataggtaacaaacaaacagcgagtagcagcagtgtatgggggggtcaatgtaaattgtccggtggcgatttctatgaattgttcagcagtctaatggcttggggtagaagctgttgaggagtcttttggtcctagacttgacgctccggtaccacttgccgtgtggtagcagagaaaacagtctacaacttgggtgactggagtctctgactattttatgggctttcctctgacaccgcctattatataggtcctggatggcaggaagcttggccccagtgatgtactgggccgttcgcactaccctctgtagtgccttactctgtagatgccgagcagttgccttaccaggggtagatgcaaccggtcaggatgctctcaatggtgcagctgtagaaccttttgaggatatgGGGGCCCATGtcaatcttttcagtctcctgagggggaaacggttttgtcgtgccctcttcacgactgtcttggtacgTTTTAAAGGTCGGCCGATTAATTGgtatggccgattaattagggccgatttcaagttctcataacaatcggtaattatggctgattacattgcattccatgAAGAAACTGCGTggctgtcacggctgttgaaggaactggaccaaggtgcagcgtggtaagcgtacattttctttattaacTCAAAATGACGCCAATCAAaagaataaacactacaaaaccaAACCATGAAGCTCAAAGGCTATGTGCACAgaggtgggaaaaagggtacctaagtatggttcccaatcagagacaacgatagacagctgtccctgattgagaaccatacccggccaaaacatagaaatagaaaatcatagaaacacaaaacatagagtgcccaccccaactcacaacGTGAcagtggcaggctgaccacctgttacgagagtgcagcaaggagctaaggtaagttgctagcgagcattaaacttatattataaaaaacaatcaatcttcacataatcactagttaactacacatggttgatgctattgctaggttaactagcttgttctgcgttgaatcacagcctacttcgccaaacgagtgatgatttaacaaaacaCAATTTAACAAAACacaattttacataattatgacaatgttaagacataacattgaaggttgtgcaatgtaacagcaatttttagacttagggttgccacccgttcaatAAAATatggaatggttccgtatttcactgaaagaatgaacgttttattttcaaaatgatagttcccggatttgaccatataattgaccaaaggctcgtatttctgtgtttattatattatagtctATGATTtcatatttgatagagcagtctgactgagcggtggtaggcaggaGCAGGCTCATAAGAATGAATTcgaactttactgcgtttgccagcagctcttagcaatgcttgaatgCACAGCGCTgcttatgacttcaagcctatcaactcctgagattaggctggcaatactaaagtgcctattagaacatccaatagtcaaatgtatatgaaatacaaatggtatagagagaaatagtcgacgagtcataattcctataataactgcaacctaaaacttcttaactgcgAATATTGAAGAAATGGGAAAATTGAAcgaccagctttcatatgttctgagcaaggaacttaaatgttagcttttttacatggcacatattgcacttttactttcttctccaatcaATTTACAGACATTACTCCAGAATGACAGAGCCCACCCACCCAAATAATAAATGAATAAACTCAGTTGAGATCTCAACTAACTAACAAATACCATGTAATTAATTATTTTTGTTCTAGGTAAGctatctagccagctatctaaaccttATCATAATCATGGCCGAATTAACAACAAGGCACACAGGGCACATGCCAGTCCTCTAGGGGGCcctcattgattttgttagtcactcttaCTCAGATATCTGAGTGAGAAATTAGCTGGAAATTGGCTTTAAAATGGCAAAattttctctccaccctatggcaaaatgtgtataattgcaggaaattagcagaaAACTGCAGAAGTTTCTCTCCACCCCATTAAATGAgcagaattgcagaaaattagcagaattgcatgaaattagtatTTAAATTGTTAAattctctctccaccccatggcaaaatgtgtaaaatttcAGAATTTCAAAAATGTTCtactcatggcaaaatgtgtagaagtgCAGGAAATGTACTTCATAATTGCATTTTCTTCTCTCCGCCACCAAGTGGGGGGCGGAGAGTGGCTATGCTTTGTCAGTGGCTTTGTCAGTGGCTATGACATAGAGTTCAGGCAGGAGTCGATGGACAGTCAGAAGAGCAAATTAAATTGTAGGAGAgacatcccagcttcaagtggtttCAGATTTCACATCCTACGTCACACAGGCACACATGGCTGTAggccatactatttaccaagagttttcatctatatttttcgtagctgtctatttaccaccacaaatcaATGCTGGCAATGActgcactcaacaagctgtatagggCCGAAAGTAAACAAGAAAATTAACATCCAGAGGtgttgctcctagtggccggtgattttaatataggaaaactgaaatccatttgacctaatttctaccatcctgtcacctgtgcaactagggggaaaaaactctagatcacctttactccacacacagacgcatacaaagctctcccgcaccctccatttggtaaaccTGACCATAactttatcctcctgattcctgcttacaggccaaaactcaaacaggaagtaccagtgatgcactcaatacggaagtggtccgatgaagcggatgctaagctacaggagtGTTTTGCTAggacagactggaaaatgtttcCGGACTCATCCGAAGGCACTGAGGAGTTtaacacatcagtcactggcttcctTAATAAATTATTGTATTGACAACGTTGTACCCACAGTGACCACAATCAGAAGTGATTGATttcaggcaacatccgcactgagctaaaggctagagctgccgctttctaGGAACAGAACACTAACCCGGatacttataagaaatcccactacgccctccgacgaaccatcaaacagcaaagtgtcaatacaggactaagactgGCTCCGGCGAGCGTCATCACAGattcaatgtgagtaagacctttaaacaagttaACATTGACAAGGCAGCAGGGTCATACGtattaccaggacgcgtactcagaGCAGCTGCCAAGAGTCTTCACTGAAATGTTCATGCTCTCCCTGACCCTGTCTGTAATacccacatgtttcaagcagaccaccatattccCTGGGCCCAAGAACGCCAACGTAATCAGTCTAAATTACTATCACCACAAGGCACTTACATCTGtagtcatgaaatgctttgaaaggctgctcatagctcacatcaacaccatcatcccagaaaccctggacccactccaattcgcataccgccccaacagatccacagattacgcAATCtcgattgcactccacactgccccctCCCACCTGGAAAGATGAACACCTACATACAAGTGAAATATTTTTAGAAGCATTAGACCAGAAGCTTGATACTGTTTGACGTCTATGTTTGAACATTAGTCATGAAGAGACAAATTTTGGAGCTTACACTTAATGACTAATGTTCAAACCTAGATGTCAAACAGTATCAAGGTTATGGTCTAATGCTTCTAAAAATGTTAGGCATAATCGTGTTCATGGAGCTCTCAACTagccttgactacagctcagcattcaacaccatagtgccctccaagctcttcattaagctaaggaccatgagactgaacacctccctctgcaactggatcctggattccTGATGGGACACCCACAGGTGGTGAGGATTAGCAACACTGACCAACAACAAGGTGGCCCCTCAGGGGtccatgctcagtcccctcctgtactccctgttcactcatgactgcatggccaggcacgactccaacaccatcattaagtttgccaatgacacaacagtggtaggcctgatcaccgacaacaataagacatcctatagggaggaggtcagagtcctgcactgtggtgccaggataacaacctgtccctcaaagtgatcaagacaaaggagatgattgtggactacaggaaaaggaggactgaacacgccccccattctcatcgatggggctgtagtggagcaggttgagagcttcaagttccttggtgtccacatcaccaacaaactatcatggtccaaacacaccaagacagtcgtgaagagggcatgacaaaccctattccccctctggagactgaaaagatttggcatgggtcctcagatcctcaaaaatgtctacagctgcaccatcaagaacatcttgactggttgcatcactgccttgtatGACAACtactcggcctccaaccgcaaggcactacagagggtagtgcgtatggcccagtacatcactggggccaagcttcaaaggaaggccctaaaaattgtcaaaggctccagccaccctagtcatagactgttctctctgataccttgtcacaacaatcaaatttattttatatagcccttcgtacatcagctgatatctcaaagtgctgtacagaaacccagcctaaaaccccaaacagcaagcaatgcaggtgaagaagcacggtggctaggaaaaactccctagaaaggccaaaacctaggaagaaacctagagaggaaccaggctatgtggggtggccagtcctcttctggctgtgccgggtggagattataacaaaacatggtcaagatgttcaaatgttcataaatgaccagcatggtcgaataataataaggcagaatagttgaaactggagcagcagcacagtcaggtggactggggacagcaaggagtcatcatgtcaggtattcctggggcatggtcctagggctcaggtcctccgagagagagaaagaaagagagaattagagagagcatatgtgggatggccagtcctcttctggctgtgccgggtggagattataacagaacatggccaagatgttcaaatgttcataaatgatcagcatggtcgaataataataaggcagaacagttgaaactggagcagcagcacagccaggtggactggggacagcaaggagtcatcatgtcaggtagtcctggggcatggtcctagggctcaggtcctccgagagagagaaagagagaaggagagaattagagaacgcacacttagattcacacaggacaccgaataggacaggagaagtactccagatataacaaactgaccctagccccccgacacataaactactgcagcataaatactggaggctgagacaggaggggtcaggagacactgtggcccactccgaggacacccccggacagggccaaacaggaaggatataaccccacccactttgccaaagcacagcccccacaccactagagggatatcttcaaccaccaacttaccatcctgagacaaggctgagtatagcccacaaagacctccgccacggcacaacttaagggggggggggggggggggggggcgccaacccagacaggatgaccacatcagtgactcaacccactcaggtgacgcacctcctccagggacggcatgagagagccccagtaaagccagtgactcagcccctgtaatagggttagaggcagagaatcccagtggaaagaggggaaccggccaggcagagacagcaagggtggttcgttgctccagagcctttccgttcaccctcccactcctgggccagactacactcaatcatatgacccactgaagagatgagtcttcagtagagacttaaaggttgagaccgagtttgcgtctctgacatgggtaggcagaccgttccataaaaatggagctctataggagaaagccctgcctccagctgtttgcttaaaaattctagggacaattaggaggcctgcgtcttgtgaccgtagcgtacgtgtaggtatgtacggcaggaccaaatcagagagatagataggagcaagcccatgtaatgctttgtaggttagcagtaaaaccttgaaatcagcccttgctttgacaggaagccagtgtagagaggctagcactggagtaatatgatcaaattttttggttctagtcaggattctagcagccgtatttagcactaactgaagtttatttagtgctttatccgggtagccggaaagtagagcattgcagtagtctaacctggaagtgacaaaagcatggattaatttttctgcatcatttttggacagaaagttcctgatttttgcaatgttacgtagatggaaaaaagctgtccttgaaatggtcttgatatgttcttcaaaagagagatcagggtccagagtaacgccgaggtccttcacagttttatttgagacgactgtacaaccattaagattaattgtcagattcaacagaagatctctttgtttcttgggacctagaacaagcatctctgttttgtccgagtttaaaagtagaaagtttgcagccatccacttccttatgtctgaaacacattcttctagcaagggcaattttggggcttcaccatgtttaattgaaatgtacagctgtgtgtcatctgcatagcagtgaaagttaacattatgttttcgaataacatccccaagaggtaaaatatatagtgaaaacaatagtggtcctaaaacggaaccttgaggaacaccgaaatttacagttgatttgtcagaggacagaccattcacagagacaaactgatatctttccgacagataagatctaaaccaggccagaacttgtccgtgtagaccaatttgggtttccaatctctccaaaagaatgtggtgatcgatggtatcaaaagcagcactaaggtctaggagcacgaggacagatgcagagcctcggtccgatgccattaaaatgtcatttaccaccttcacaagtgccgtctcagtgctatgatggggtctaaaaccagactgaagcatttcgtatacattgtttgtcttcaggaaggcagtgagttgttgcgcaacagccttttctaaaatttttgagaggaatggaagattcgatataggccgatagttttttatattttctgggtcaaggtttggctttttcaagagaggctttattactgccacttttagtgagtttggtacacatccggtggatagagagccgtttattatgttcaacatagtagggccaagcacaggaagcagctctttcagtagtttagttggaatagggtccagtatgcagcttgaaggtttagaggccatgattattttcatcattgtgtcaagagatatagtactaaaacacttgagtgtctctcttgatcctaggtcctggcagagttgtgcagactcaggacaactgagctttgaaggaatacgcagatttaaggaagagtccgtaatttgctttctaataatcataatcttttcctcaaagaagttcatgaatttatcactgctaaagtgaaagtcatcctctcttggggaatgctgctttttagttagctttgcgacagtatcaaaaaggaatttcggattgttcttattttcctcaattaagttagaaaaataggacgatcgagcagcagtaagggctcttcggtactgcacagtactgtctttccaagctagtcggaagacttccagtttggtgtggcgccatttccgttccaattttctggaagcttgcttcagagctcgggtattttctgtgtaccagggagctagtttcttatgagaaatgtttttagtttttaggggtgcaactgcatctagggtattgcgcaaggttaagttgagttcctcagttaggtggttaactgatttttgtcctctggcgtccttgggtaggcagaaggagtctggaaggacatcaaggaatctttgtgttgtctgtgaatttatagcacgacttttgatgatccttggttggggtctgagcagaacacaacacaactgattggctaaaatgcattaagaaggaaagaaattccagaaattaacttttaagaatgcacaccagttaattgaaatgcattccatgaagctggttgagagaatgacaagagtgtgcaaagctgtcatcaaggctatttgaagaatataaaatacattttaatttgtagaatacttttttggatactacatgattccatatgtgtaatttcatagttttgatgtcttcactattattctacaatgtagaaaatagtaaaataaataaagaaaaactcttgaatgagtaggtgttctgaaacttttgaccggtagagtgtgtgtgtgtgtgtgtgtgtgtgtgtgtgtgtgtgtgtgtgtgtgtgtgtgtgtgtgtgtgtgtgtgtgtgtgtgtgtgtgtgtgtgtgtgtgtgtgtgtgtgtgtgtgtgtatatatatatatattttttttttaaacgtatctatttttcttaactgcactgttgttaagggcttgtaaataagcatttcactgtaaggtctacacctattgtattcggcgcatgtgacaaattacatttgatttcaaCAGTGGTTAAAAATAAGTGGCAAGTGTAGTGGAACAGGAAGAGTAAGGGAAGACACCTGTATAAAATACAGGAATAGGTGGGGTCAGGGAGGtcctcagacagagagaagggaagaaagtGTAGttacaaggctgagactgggacacaaGGCTAAATAGTACATTGAAAGTGGTGGGGAAACATCTGACTGGGAGGTGTGATCATtgtcaggaggagatggagacagtggAACATCTTCTATTTCTGTCCCAGAAATAtgtgagagaaatggagagattgTTATTCGATTTGAGGAGTAATGGGGTTGAAGAGACAGGATTAAGTGAACTGCTGGGGAAATCTTCAGGGGATGTGCTATTTAATTATGTATTTCGTTTCTTTAGGGAGGCGAGATTATTGGGAAGGATTTAGACCTTCACTGTCTCTGGACGaaactccagtccagttggtggcggtaataaTGCGTCTTAAaattggttgccaaccgccaaatgaaaatccacagaagaagaaacgTTCTTTCCTTGCTGATTTGTGACACGAAAGAAGGTAAGACTGCTTTATCTATTGTGGTTTGTAGCGTTTTATCTTCTGTTAGTATCAAACAGACTGAGGAAATCACGCGTTTTATTACCTTGTCAACGATTCGCGTATTATTTTTAAATCTACAATTTGCAAGTTGGCTACAATCTTGACTGTCAGTCGTCTTCCCAGTTTTTAGCCAAGTACACGTAAGCGTAAGCTTGGGGGCTaattgcttgctagctaacgttagttagctactgTATCTAGCTGTTAACGTTAACTGGCATCTTCTCGTAATGTTACTTTTTTCAGACTGGTTAACATTGTTTGGCAGAATGGTTTTAATCAAGATTATGGTAGATTGGCCTATACTCTATATTAACGTCACTAGCTAACGATAAGTAGATGTATTGATTTATCCATTACTATAGTACCACGTTGAGAACGGTATAGTTTTGTCTGCCGCTTTGGCCAAGAATGGCATCGGTAACGTAATCGTCACATAGATAGCTAGTTGGCACTTCGTTTTCGCTTGACACAAAGTGAATGAGTTTGTCAATATTTAGAATTATAACCGAAGGAATATACACTACATATTTTTCTTAATATTTATAATTTTGTCTTGGATCAAAGATGCATTGAGTAAACTGAAATACACACGctactattctacaatgaaaAGTCACTTTGAGTTTTCTACTATGTTGCAGATGAGGGTCCTGTACGTTTTTGCTCTACTGGCTCTACTGGGTCAGGGGACAGGAGAAGAGGGGGCTCGTCTGTTGGCTTCCAAGTCCCTCTTGAACCGTTATGCTGTTGAAGGCCGTGACCTCACACTGCAGTACAACATCTACAACGTTGGAACCAGGTATTGGACAACATCATCCATCTCTCCCTAGCCTATGTCAAATAATACCTGACATTACACTAGTCTTGAATGGCTTCATATCCTTCAAAAGCAATGATCTGAAATGATTGCTACAACACTGCATGGATTATGGTGGAAACACATCCATTCTAGTTCCAGTCATTGTTTGTGAAGAAAAGGAAACTGAAAATGTTAATTGAAACCCAGCCTCAGGGGCATTGATGGAAGCCCCACATTATGGAAAAACTACATTGTGTGTTAAGCTGTGCCAATACAAGGCATTGAATGTCAGTCTGTgttgaaaataaatatatttgtttagtCCCAATTCTGTACCCTTATCCCGCCCGACATGTGGTTTCAAAATCCGCCTTAACTCAATCTCCGCTCCACAGCGCTGCCCTAGAGGTCGAGCTGTCCGATGACTCCTTCCCGCCTGAGGATTTTGGCATCGTCTCTGGGATGCTGAACGTGAAATGGGACCGGATCGCCCCGTATCCTTTAGACACAATCCTAAAATGTGTTTCAGCCCAGTGTCCTTGTGGCTCCAAAGCGCCAATCTTTTTCAATGATGCCTGCGTTGTACCCTGAAGACTTATCAGTTTCTCTAGTTTGTACCTTAACCCTACCCAGTGCCAGCAATGTCTCTCATACTGTGGTACTGCGCCCCCTGAAGGCCGGATACTTCAACTTCACCTCTGCTTCTGTCAGCTACCTGGCTCAGGAGGGAGGACATGTCGTGGTAAGGGAGAGTAGAATCGTTTATGGAGATCAGGGCCTGTAGTCATAAATCGTAGTAGGAATACTGATCTAGGATTTGTTTTCCCCATTTAtgtcataatgaataagattgcaTGGACGTGGACTTTATCCTCGATCAGCACTCCTATTTTGAGATGCTTTTAAAAATGggcccagacctgggttcaaatactatttgaaacctTTCAAATACTTTGTTTGCTTAAGCAGTGGCATGTGGTCAGGGTTTGAACTTTTTGTGCTTttgtattggttccattgcaacagGTGTGGTCAATCAAGCAGAGCTGAAGTATTTGAACTCAGGTCTGATGCAGACTCACTCttttctctgctgctctctccagcCTGGAACCTTTCCTCTGCTACATTAACGGATAGAATGTAGCCTAACACAGTGGCCT
The DNA window shown above is from Oncorhynchus mykiss isolate Arlee chromosome 18, USDA_OmykA_1.1, whole genome shotgun sequence and carries:
- the LOC110496355 gene encoding translocon-associated protein subunit beta, yielding MRVLYVFALLALLGQGTGEEGARLLASKSLLNRYAVEGRDLTLQYNIYNVGTSAALEVELSDDSFPPEDFGIVSGMLNVKWDRIAPASNVSHTVVLRPLKAGYFNFTSASVSYLAQEGGHVVVGYTSAPGQGGILAQREFDRRFSPHYLDWAAFGVMTLPSIGIPLLLWFSSKRKYDSPKAKKN